The Enterococcus rotai genome includes a window with the following:
- a CDS encoding MerR family transcriptional regulator: protein MFKISEFSQLTNISPRMLRHYDKLDLLKPEIVHQDNNYRYYTAEQINQANRILSLKNVGIPLKEIKTLLENKHDQTNYLANHRKRLETELAEKKLQLAYLNWLEEKKKSPEKTGMNYPIETKKMNDLLVLTYRQNVTSYYEEEQLWQQLFTTIRSEDLSTLGQSIAVFHQATSKNIDIEVMVSIPESLKHIYPDTKTFSPGLIASVVTNGSYASMPIIHADMDNWLKVNEYALSGNVFNIYHSSPANEDREEYYITEVCYPIEKPFNQH from the coding sequence ATGTTTAAAATCAGCGAATTCTCTCAACTAACAAACATCAGTCCACGTATGCTCAGACATTATGACAAACTGGATTTGTTAAAACCCGAGATCGTCCACCAAGACAATAATTATCGTTATTATACAGCAGAACAAATCAATCAAGCGAATCGAATCCTTTCACTTAAAAACGTTGGCATCCCGCTAAAAGAAATCAAAACACTTTTAGAGAATAAGCACGACCAAACAAATTACTTAGCCAATCATCGAAAACGACTTGAAACTGAATTAGCGGAAAAAAAGCTGCAACTTGCTTACCTAAACTGGCTGGAAGAAAAAAAGAAGTCTCCAGAGAAAACAGGAATGAATTATCCCATCGAAACAAAAAAAATGAACGACCTGCTCGTTCTTACTTATCGGCAAAACGTAACTTCTTACTATGAAGAAGAGCAACTTTGGCAACAACTTTTTACTACTATACGAAGTGAGGATCTGTCTACACTAGGTCAATCAATCGCCGTTTTTCATCAGGCTACTTCGAAGAATATTGACATCGAAGTTATGGTTAGTATTCCAGAATCGCTTAAACACATCTATCCAGACACTAAAACCTTCTCTCCAGGATTGATTGCTTCTGTTGTAACAAACGGCTCTTACGCTTCTATGCCGATTATTCATGCCGATATGGACAACTGGCTGAAAGTGAATGAGTACGCACTTTCTGGCAATGTCTTTAACATTTATCACTCTAGCCCTGCAAATGAGGATCGGGAAGAATATTATATTACAGAGGTTTGTTATCCCATCGAAAAACCATTCAACCAACACTAA
- the nagA gene encoding N-acetylglucosamine-6-phosphate deacetylase, whose amino-acid sequence MKTVIQNVTISNETGLEVVDILIENETIARIELSDKQVFAKEATEQQLDGQRQLLIPGMIDVHIHGANNFDMMDGTTKSIQEVSKKCLETGCTGFLVTSVTSSLEALLTMIDRTKEVIGHEAGAKILGIHLEGPYLNVKRKGMQDPKYLRNPDLNEMATILERAGDLIKMVTVAPELPGCLELITYLKKKNVVIAIAHSDATYEEAQTAFQHGATHITHCFNAMPPIHHRAPGVVTAALENDSVSVQAIVDGIHLHPGIVRLVHKIKGADAMVLITDALQAMGVGDGAYEFGGHYVTVEKGVARLKDGTLASSTVTMNEALKLSVEMGIPLDDAIKMGATTPAVILGEKKIGKIAVGYDADLILLDEEFKVVKTVLKGLVK is encoded by the coding sequence ATGAAAACAGTAATCCAAAATGTAACGATAAGCAATGAAACAGGCCTAGAAGTTGTTGATATTCTAATTGAAAATGAAACAATTGCAAGGATCGAACTCTCTGACAAACAAGTCTTTGCTAAAGAAGCCACAGAGCAACAGTTGGATGGACAACGTCAGCTATTGATTCCAGGTATGATCGATGTCCATATTCATGGTGCGAATAATTTTGATATGATGGATGGCACGACAAAAAGTATTCAAGAAGTATCGAAAAAATGCTTAGAAACAGGTTGTACAGGCTTTTTAGTCACTTCAGTCACGTCTTCTTTAGAAGCCTTGTTGACCATGATCGATCGTACGAAAGAAGTGATCGGACATGAAGCAGGGGCAAAAATTTTAGGGATTCACTTAGAAGGTCCGTATTTAAATGTGAAAAGAAAAGGGATGCAAGATCCTAAGTATTTGAGAAATCCTGATTTAAACGAAATGGCGACTATTCTTGAACGGGCGGGCGACTTGATCAAAATGGTTACAGTGGCACCAGAGTTACCCGGTTGTTTGGAACTGATCACTTACTTAAAAAAGAAAAATGTTGTCATTGCGATTGCTCACTCTGATGCAACCTATGAAGAAGCGCAAACGGCTTTTCAACATGGTGCGACACACATTACTCACTGCTTCAACGCAATGCCGCCGATTCATCATCGTGCCCCTGGGGTGGTTACTGCAGCACTTGAAAATGATAGTGTGAGTGTTCAAGCAATTGTTGACGGAATTCATTTACATCCTGGCATTGTCCGTTTAGTACACAAAATAAAAGGAGCAGATGCTATGGTGTTGATTACAGATGCTTTGCAAGCTATGGGTGTTGGCGATGGCGCATATGAATTTGGCGGGCATTATGTTACTGTTGAAAAGGGCGTTGCACGCTTAAAGGATGGCACGTTAGCATCCAGCACAGTCACAATGAATGAAGCACTTAAACTAAGTGTAGAAATGGGTATTCCGTTAGACGATGCCATTAAAATGGGCGCAACGACGCCTGCTGTTATTTTAGGAGAGAAGAAAATAGGTAAAATTGCGGTAGGGTACGATGCTGATTTGATTCTTTTGGATGAAGAATTTAAAGTAGTCAAAACAGTCTTAAAGGGACTGGTAAAGTAG
- a CDS encoding DeoR/GlpR family DNA-binding transcription regulator: MNQKERIAKILELLQEKEKLDATELADYFQISKDSIRRDILLIVNDGLAERYRGGITLPIIKTKIEDYSKRLVINSQEKQLIAHEAVQQISTDQTIWLDVSTTVQFIAKELTKENVLIVTNSIDNAISATQVNAQQEVYLLGGYFNANSHLLHGTSLITQLANFYFDIAFIGASGINETGLFYSELEDIELKQTIIKNAKRTCVLLDSSKVRNTSNFKLDFSDIDLIITDKPLPETITAQLSEADVKIMLVKGGKK; this comes from the coding sequence ATGAATCAAAAAGAACGTATCGCTAAAATTTTAGAGTTACTGCAAGAAAAAGAAAAGTTAGATGCAACTGAACTAGCCGATTATTTCCAAATCTCTAAAGATAGTATTCGCCGAGATATCTTATTGATTGTCAATGATGGGTTAGCAGAAAGATATCGTGGCGGTATTACATTGCCAATTATCAAAACAAAAATCGAAGATTATTCTAAGCGTTTAGTGATCAATAGCCAAGAAAAACAACTAATTGCTCATGAAGCAGTCCAGCAAATTTCGACAGATCAAACGATTTGGTTAGATGTTTCAACGACGGTGCAATTTATTGCAAAAGAGCTCACCAAAGAAAATGTGCTAATCGTTACAAATTCGATCGACAATGCGATATCGGCAACGCAAGTAAATGCTCAACAAGAGGTTTATTTGCTTGGAGGTTATTTCAATGCTAACTCTCATTTACTGCATGGAACATCGCTCATTACGCAATTAGCTAATTTCTACTTTGACATTGCGTTTATTGGCGCATCCGGCATCAATGAAACGGGACTATTTTATTCGGAATTAGAAGATATTGAATTAAAACAAACTATCATCAAAAATGCCAAACGGACGTGTGTTTTGCTCGACAGTTCTAAAGTTAGAAATACATCCAACTTTAAATTAGATTTCTCAGATATCGATTTGATCATTACAGACAAACCACTACCAGAAACGATCACCGCGCAGCTAAGTGAAGCTGATGTCAAAATTATGCTTGTAAAGGGTGGAAAAAAATGA
- a CDS encoding amidohydrolase, with amino-acid sequence MDAKQQISQLIDAKKDQFITAADQIWGTPETRFATTESVKPFLEILEKEGFSIEKGVANMEHSFVATYGSGNPVIGILAEYDALGNLSQVADLGEQKAENDGGNGHGCGHNLLGTGALAGAVGVKDLMEQEKLTGTIKLFGCPAEESGYGKAFMARDGVFDCLDVALSWHPMDTSMAWGLSSLAVYQIYYNFKGISAHAAAAPEQGRSALDAAELMNIGVQFLREHIIDEGRVHYAFMDAGGESANVVQPTSSLYYFIRAPKIEQAEEIYKRVNKIAEGAALMTETELEIVFDSACANYLPNQAVTTAMYENLIEFGNMNLTQEDQEYSQRYYDSLNDATKAGLVARARQSNPTASEEEIERLGTMPVLDQIAPLFFTDATSGSTDVGDVSWVCPTAQVLIGCEPQGTPPHSWQWVANGKSSVAHKGLLAAGKTIATTAYDLLTNPELVAKAKAEHFATVGGKKYQSAIPADVMPK; translated from the coding sequence ATGGATGCAAAACAACAAATTTCACAATTAATCGATGCAAAGAAAGACCAATTTATCACAGCGGCAGATCAGATTTGGGGCACACCGGAGACGAGATTTGCGACAACTGAATCTGTAAAACCCTTTTTGGAAATTTTAGAAAAAGAAGGCTTTTCAATTGAGAAAGGCGTTGCCAATATGGAACATTCTTTTGTTGCAACGTATGGCAGTGGCAATCCTGTTATTGGGATTCTAGCAGAATATGATGCGCTAGGAAATCTAAGTCAAGTCGCTGATCTAGGTGAACAAAAGGCTGAAAATGACGGGGGCAATGGCCATGGCTGTGGTCATAATTTATTAGGGACAGGTGCTTTAGCGGGGGCTGTCGGTGTTAAAGATTTGATGGAACAAGAAAAATTAACGGGAACAATTAAATTATTTGGTTGTCCAGCTGAAGAAAGTGGCTACGGTAAAGCGTTCATGGCTCGAGATGGCGTATTTGATTGTTTGGACGTTGCTCTTTCATGGCATCCAATGGATACAAGTATGGCTTGGGGCTTGAGTAGTTTAGCTGTTTATCAAATCTATTATAACTTTAAAGGGATATCTGCTCATGCAGCAGCCGCTCCTGAACAAGGCCGCAGCGCATTAGATGCAGCAGAATTGATGAATATTGGCGTACAATTTTTACGTGAACATATCATTGATGAAGGTCGTGTTCACTACGCATTTATGGATGCTGGCGGTGAGTCTGCCAATGTGGTTCAGCCAACTTCAAGCTTATACTACTTTATCCGCGCACCAAAAATAGAACAAGCAGAAGAAATCTACAAACGTGTGAATAAAATTGCCGAAGGTGCAGCTTTAATGACAGAAACAGAGCTTGAGATCGTATTTGATTCAGCTTGTGCCAACTATTTACCAAATCAAGCAGTAACAACTGCTATGTATGAAAACTTAATAGAATTCGGAAATATGAATTTAACACAAGAAGATCAAGAATATAGCCAAAGATATTACGATAGCTTGAATGATGCAACCAAAGCAGGTTTAGTAGCTAGAGCGAGACAAAGTAATCCAACAGCTAGCGAAGAAGAGATCGAACGTCTTGGAACGATGCCAGTCTTGGATCAAATCGCACCATTGTTCTTTACAGATGCGACTTCTGGTTCTACAGATGTGGGTGATGTTAGCTGGGTTTGTCCAACAGCTCAAGTGTTGATTGGATGTGAACCTCAAGGAACACCGCCTCATTCATGGCAATGGGTGGCAAATGGCAAATCATCAGTAGCACATAAAGGATTGTTAGCAGCCGGTAAAACGATTGCTACAACTGCGTATGACTTGTTGACTAATCCAGAACTAGTTGCAAAAGCAAAAGCAGAACACTTTGCCACTGTTGGCGGTAAAAAGTATCAATCAGCGATTCCGGCTGATGTAATGCCAAAATAA
- the sdaAA gene encoding L-serine ammonia-lyase, iron-sulfur-dependent, subunit alpha: MFESIEELVQRAQDNQCTISEIMIAQEIETSGRTRTEIMNQMRLNLETMEAASVKGIQGVRSHSGLTGYDAKKLQAYIEKKNVLTDDIFVKALCYAVATNEVNAAMGMICATPTAGSAGVVPGVLLAFSEKFGSTREEMLHFLFTAAAFGFVTANNAMISGAEGGCQAEIGSASGMAAAALVEMAGGTPEQASQAFAIALNNLIGLACDPVAGLVEIPCIKRNAGGTSNAISAAEMALAGIVSEIPADEVVETMYRVGRSMPADIRETGIGGLAGTKTGKRIAKELFGIDR; this comes from the coding sequence TTGTTTGAATCAATTGAAGAGCTCGTACAAAGAGCACAAGACAATCAGTGCACCATATCTGAAATCATGATCGCTCAGGAAATAGAAACATCTGGCCGAACTAGAACGGAGATCATGAATCAGATGAGGTTGAACTTAGAAACAATGGAAGCTGCTAGTGTTAAGGGAATTCAAGGGGTTCGTTCACATTCCGGTTTAACAGGTTACGATGCAAAAAAACTACAAGCATATATAGAGAAGAAAAATGTGTTGACCGATGATATTTTTGTTAAAGCGTTATGTTATGCTGTGGCGACCAATGAAGTAAATGCGGCAATGGGGATGATTTGTGCCACGCCCACAGCAGGTTCAGCAGGCGTTGTTCCTGGTGTTTTACTAGCTTTTAGTGAGAAATTTGGCTCGACACGTGAAGAAATGCTGCACTTTTTATTTACAGCTGCGGCTTTTGGTTTTGTGACAGCTAATAATGCGATGATTTCAGGTGCGGAAGGTGGTTGTCAGGCTGAGATCGGTTCGGCCTCAGGGATGGCTGCTGCGGCTTTAGTCGAAATGGCTGGCGGCACTCCTGAACAGGCCAGTCAAGCCTTTGCTATTGCGTTGAACAATCTGATTGGGTTGGCTTGCGATCCTGTTGCAGGTTTAGTCGAAATCCCCTGTATCAAACGAAATGCTGGTGGCACTTCTAATGCAATCAGTGCAGCAGAAATGGCATTGGCAGGGATCGTAAGTGAAATTCCAGCAGATGAAGTAGTTGAAACAATGTATCGCGTTGGTCGCAGTATGCCAGCTGATATTCGAGAAACTGGTATTGGCGGGCTAGCAGGAACTAAAACAGGGAAACGCATCGCGAAAGAATTATTTGGAATCGATCGCTAA
- the sdaAB gene encoding L-serine ammonia-lyase, iron-sulfur-dependent subunit beta, protein MSDKKFKYKSAFDIIGPIMVGPSSSHTAGAVRIGNMARELYKHTPKKLIVTFFGSFAETYKGHGTAVAIVAGVLGFETHDKRIPDAIEIAEKQGVVIEFLVSTKETAHANTVNLELIDEQEKLNLTAISIGGGSIQLTEINHYSTLLNQDQGNGLVFTINQKSALPCVEDALESPAFVEVQQLNKETVFFVETLSDISQKLVAKIREIPGITAVMPTTG, encoded by the coding sequence ATGTCAGACAAAAAATTTAAATACAAAAGTGCCTTTGATATTATCGGTCCAATCATGGTCGGTCCCTCCAGCTCTCACACCGCTGGAGCGGTCAGGATCGGAAATATGGCAAGAGAGCTATATAAACACACACCCAAAAAATTGATCGTAACATTTTTTGGCTCATTTGCTGAAACGTATAAAGGACATGGTACGGCTGTTGCGATTGTTGCAGGTGTTTTAGGCTTTGAAACCCATGATAAGCGTATCCCAGATGCAATCGAAATTGCGGAAAAACAAGGGGTTGTGATTGAATTTTTAGTTAGCACCAAGGAAACAGCGCATGCCAATACGGTCAATTTAGAGCTGATCGATGAACAAGAAAAATTGAATTTGACGGCTATTTCAATTGGTGGGGGCAGTATCCAATTAACTGAAATCAATCATTATTCCACTTTGCTGAATCAAGATCAAGGGAATGGCTTAGTCTTTACCATCAATCAAAAGTCAGCCCTTCCATGTGTGGAGGATGCTTTAGAAAGTCCTGCTTTTGTAGAAGTTCAGCAATTAAATAAAGAAACAGTTTTCTTTGTTGAAACACTTAGTGATATCAGTCAAAAGTTAGTAGCAAAAATTAGAGAAATACCGGGAATAACAGCAGTAATGCCTACGACCGGCTAA